The sequence below is a genomic window from Rickettsiales bacterium.
GGGCGGAAGCTAAAAAAAACAACCCTAAACTAGAAACTTTAGTTACTTGGCTAGAGTTATATAATGAAAATAATCCAAGTTTTTATCAGTTAAGAGATTTTATCAAAAAACATCCTAATTGGCCAAAAATTTATATCCTAAGGCAAAAGATTGAAGAAAGTGATTTTACATCTGTTAAAGATGTTGATGCTTTAGCATGGTTTAATGCTAATCCTCCAATAACAAATAACGGTAAGAAGAAATATATAACCTTATTATCAGATGGCAAGAAAAAAACTAGATATATAAAAGAAGTATGGAAAGAAGCTGTTTTTAGTCAGAAAGACGAAAAGCAGTTTTTAAAGTTATATGGTAATGTTCTTGTTAAGACAGATCACATTGCTAGATTAGACTATATGCTTTTTAACAAAAATCCAGATCAAGCAAAAAGATTGTTACATTATGTTTCAAAGGAAGCTCTTCCACTATATAAAGCAAGAATTAGTATTCAAAAGGGTGATAATTATACAATAAAAAAATATAAAGACTCGCAAAAATATCCTGGCATTTTATACGATATAGCTAGGTTTTATAATAATAAGAATGATGAAAATAGCCTAATTCAGATTCTTAAATCGTCCTCTAAAATTCGTACTCCTTATCAAAGATATTTTTGGACTATGAAAACTAGAGTTATTAGAGATTTAATCATAGACTCTGATTACAATTCTGCTTATTTATTTGCAAGTTCACATGGAAATATCAGTAGTTCAGAATATAGCGATGCGGAATGGCTCTCTGGTTGGATAGCGCTTAGATTTTTAAATAAGCCAAAGCTTGCAATAACTCATTTTAATAACATGTATAAGAAGGTTAAGCGTCCTATCAGTGTATCAAGGGCAGCTTATTGGTTAGCAAGAAGCTATGAAAAACTGCAGGATAATGCTAATAGTAATTACTGGTATGAAGTGGCAGCTAAATATTATACTAGTTTTTATGGTCAGTTGGCGGTTTGTAAGATAAATGATTGTCAGGTTAATATCCCTGATGATCCTGAGCCAACTCCTGCAGATAAAGAACATTTTAAAAATAATATATTAGTGAATGCAGCTTTGGTGTTACATGAGAGTAAGAAATATAATAATTTGGTACAGTCATTCATAACTAAAGCTATAGATAATAGCAGAAGTTTAGCTGAAATTGCTTTAATTACTAAATTAGGGTTTGAGCTTAATCATCATCATTTATCTGTTGAAGCGGCTAAGCATGCCAGTTATAGAGATATTCATATAATACATAGTAATTATCCTATTTTAGAATCTGTTTATAAAGAACATAGGTTGGATCCAGCTTTAGTTATGTCTTTAATTCGTCAAGAAAGCGTTTTTAACCACAGAGCTGTAAGTAGTGCTGGAGCAATGGGGTTGATGCAGTTAATGCCTTTTGTAGCAAAAGAAGCTGCAGCAGACTTAAAAATAAAATATAGAAAAGATAAACTGCTTTCAGACCCTCACTTTAATACCCAATTAGGAACTGCTCATCTAAACAAACTAACAACATGTTATAATCCATCTTATATATTAAGCATAGCAGCTTATAATGCAGGAGATAAGGCTGTGCAGAGATGGCTTGACAACAATGGCGATCCAAGGTTAATGGAGGATAAGCTTGAAGATATTATTGATTGGATGGAGAGGATTAGCTTCCACGAAACTCGTAATTACGTGCAGAGGGTATTAGAAGGAAAATCTATCTATCATTTATTGATGGATAAAAATAAAACAAAACTTTCCATTATGTCTGATTTAACTTATGGATCTGGAGAAGATTGCCCAGTTAATTAATGAAAATTTTATCTTGCTTGCCTTTTATCTTTACTGTTTGCTTTAATTGTTGCTGAAGTAGTGCTCACTGAACTTGTTTGATTAGGGGAGAAAGAAAACCTCTTGCGTAAAAATTCTAGTGGTGAAGAAGAGCGCTTGGATTCTTTAGTTTGTGGTTTAGGTGTGTTCATATCAATGGTAACAAATTTATCTGATGATTTCAGTAGTTTCTTTTCAACTGTAAGTCTTTCAAAGCCATTAGCTAATTTTGTTGGAGATATTTCTACAGGATATCCTTTTGCTCTTTTTTGTCTTTTATTATCCTGCTCTTGTTCTGCATAAAGTTTTTTATATTCTTGTTTGAAGGCATTTCCAATTGCCACTTGCTCTTCTTTTGAAAGATCTTGAAGATCTTTAAAGTTTTTATCAACATATGCTGCTACGGAGCTGGTTAAAGTTGGATCTAAAGATCCTCTATTTAATATAG
It includes:
- a CDS encoding lytic transglycosylase domain-containing protein; this encodes MIRLLLLFWLLSYSAIAVDHSDFIKSIDNKKWAEAKKNNPKLETLVTWLELYNENNPSFYQLRDFIKKHPNWPKIYILRQKIEESDFTSVKDVDALAWFNANPPITNNGKKKYITLLSDGKKKTRYIKEVWKEAVFSQKDEKQFLKLYGNVLVKTDHIARLDYMLFNKNPDQAKRLLHYVSKEALPLYKARISIQKGDNYTIKKYKDSQKYPGILYDIARFYNNKNDENSLIQILKSSSKIRTPYQRYFWTMKTRVIRDLIIDSDYNSAYLFASSHGNISSSEYSDAEWLSGWIALRFLNKPKLAITHFNNMYKKVKRPISVSRAAYWLARSYEKLQDNANSNYWYEVAAKYYTSFYGQLAVCKINDCQVNIPDDPEPTPADKEHFKNNILVNAALVLHESKKYNNLVQSFITKAIDNSRSLAEIALITKLGFELNHHHLSVEAAKHASYRDIHIIHSNYPILESVYKEHRLDPALVMSLIRQESVFNHRAVSSAGAMGLMQLMPFVAKEAAADLKIKYRKDKLLSDPHFNTQLGTAHLNKLTTCYNPSYILSIAAYNAGDKAVQRWLDNNGDPRLMEDKLEDIIDWMERISFHETRNYVQRVLEGKSIYHLLMDKNKTKLSIMSDLTYGSGEDCPVN